Proteins encoded by one window of Salirhabdus salicampi:
- a CDS encoding thiamine diphosphokinase translates to MEIGIVAGAPETEIQIPTYYQAKLKWIGVDEGTLTLLAHHITPQIAIGDFDSISRDKIQQLKQKVKHILQYDAHKDKTDLELAIDEALNHSPHTIYFWGVTGGRLDHELINIQLLYKLRQKGVRGIIINESNWVEVKLPGTYEITQGDYDYISFLPLSMEVSGLTLDNFFYPLQDATVPLGSSLCTSNKLIGKKGTFSFRDGILIVVKSRDVLG, encoded by the coding sequence ATGGAAATAGGTATTGTAGCTGGTGCTCCGGAAACAGAAATTCAAATTCCAACTTATTATCAAGCTAAGTTGAAGTGGATTGGTGTAGATGAAGGTACATTAACATTACTAGCACATCACATTACTCCCCAAATCGCTATAGGTGATTTTGATTCAATCTCACGAGATAAAATTCAACAACTGAAACAAAAGGTAAAGCATATATTACAGTATGATGCACATAAAGATAAAACAGACCTGGAACTTGCCATTGATGAAGCGTTGAACCATTCACCACATACGATTTACTTTTGGGGCGTAACAGGGGGGCGTTTAGATCATGAACTGATAAATATTCAATTGCTATATAAGCTTCGTCAGAAAGGGGTAAGGGGAATAATCATAAATGAATCAAATTGGGTTGAGGTGAAACTTCCAGGGACATATGAAATAACCCAAGGTGATTATGACTATATTTCATTTTTACCACTATCAATGGAAGTAAGTGGCTTAACATTAGACAATTTTTTCTATCCACTACAAGATGCAACAGTACCTCTAGGTTCTTCTTTATGTACTTCAAATAAGCTAATTGGAAAAAAGGGTACTTTTTCATTTCGCGACGGCATATTAATAGTTGTAAAGAGCCGTGATGTGCTAGGTTAA
- the rpe gene encoding ribulose-phosphate 3-epimerase — translation MTKIAPSILSADFAKLGEEILHVEKGGADYIHVDVMDGHFVPNITIGPLVVQAIRPITSLPLDVHLMIENPDQYISAFTKAGADIITVHYETCRHLHRTVQQIKAEGAKPGVVINPATSAEVIRPILNDVSLVLLMTVNPGFGGQSFIESVVPKIKQLDEWRRNEGYNFEIEVDGGVNEQTAKMCTDAGANVLVAGSAIFNQSDRAEAIQKIRNSTK, via the coding sequence ATGACAAAAATAGCTCCATCCATTTTGTCCGCGGACTTCGCTAAATTAGGTGAAGAAATATTGCATGTTGAAAAGGGCGGTGCCGATTATATCCATGTTGATGTCATGGATGGTCACTTCGTCCCAAACATTACAATTGGTCCTCTCGTAGTACAGGCCATTAGACCGATTACATCATTACCTCTTGATGTACACTTAATGATTGAAAACCCGGACCAATATATATCAGCATTTACAAAAGCTGGAGCGGATATTATTACCGTCCACTATGAAACATGTCGACATTTGCATCGTACGGTTCAACAGATTAAAGCTGAAGGTGCAAAACCTGGGGTCGTTATTAATCCAGCAACCTCTGCGGAAGTTATCCGTCCTATTTTAAACGATGTTTCTCTCGTGTTATTAATGACAGTAAATCCGGGGTTCGGAGGGCAGTCCTTTATTGAAAGTGTTGTGCCAAAAATTAAGCAATTAGACGAGTGGCGAAGAAATGAAGGTTACAATTTTGAAATTGAAGTGGATGGCGGTGTGAACGAACAAACAGCGAAAATGTGTACTGATGCTGGGGCTAATGTTTTAGTTGCCGGAAGCGCGATCTTTAATCAATCAGATCGAGCTGAAGCCATTCAAAAGATACGAAATAGTACAAAGTAA
- the rsgA gene encoding ribosome small subunit-dependent GTPase A, translating to MTKGKIVKALSGFYYVQTDDEIYQCRGRGLFRKKKVTPLVGDYVEIDVQDDGDGYVTKIMERNNELIRPPIANVDQAFIVSSAVRPDFSPLLLDRFLVLVESKQVDPVIIITKMDLASVETVESMKQYQKDYEKIGYHVILCSTKHEEELNKIIPFIDNKTSVIAGQSGVGKSSILNELNSNLRLETNDISQSLGRGKHTTRHVELMKVSSGYVADTPGFSSLEFSELEVEDLPNCFPEMVKIQNECKFRGCLHNREPKCAVKEAVNDGEIPPYRYDHYLQFLEEIQNRKPRY from the coding sequence ATGACGAAAGGGAAAATTGTAAAGGCATTAAGTGGGTTTTATTACGTACAAACTGACGATGAGATCTACCAATGTAGGGGGAGAGGTTTGTTTCGTAAAAAGAAGGTAACCCCTCTTGTTGGAGATTATGTCGAAATTGATGTTCAAGATGATGGAGATGGATACGTAACAAAGATTATGGAACGTAATAATGAACTCATTAGACCACCAATTGCGAATGTAGATCAAGCCTTCATCGTTTCATCCGCAGTTCGACCTGATTTCAGCCCTTTGTTATTGGATCGATTTCTTGTACTTGTAGAGTCGAAGCAAGTAGATCCGGTTATCATTATCACGAAGATGGACTTAGCAAGTGTAGAAACAGTCGAATCCATGAAACAATACCAAAAAGATTATGAGAAAATCGGTTATCACGTTATCCTCTGTTCAACGAAACATGAGGAAGAACTTAATAAAATAATCCCTTTTATTGATAATAAAACATCCGTAATTGCAGGCCAGTCAGGTGTGGGGAAATCCTCCATTTTAAATGAGTTAAACTCAAATTTAAGATTAGAGACAAATGATATTTCACAAAGTCTCGGAAGGGGAAAACATACAACAAGACACGTAGAACTTATGAAAGTCTCCTCCGGCTATGTTGCAGATACACCTGGGTTTAGCTCGTTAGAGTTTAGTGAATTAGAGGTTGAAGATTTACCCAATTGTTTTCCGGAAATGGTCAAAATCCAAAATGAATGTAAATTTCGCGGTTGCCTTCACAACCGGGAACCGAAATGTGCAGTCAAGGAAGCTGTTAATGATGGAGAAATCCCACCATACCGATATGACCATTACTTGCAGTTTTTAGAAGAAATACAAAATCGAAAGCCGAGGTATTAA
- the pknB gene encoding Stk1 family PASTA domain-containing Ser/Thr kinase, protein MFNGQMLNDRYKILQPIGGGGMANVYLARDIILNRDVAIKVLRMDYANDDEFIERFRREAQATISLSHPNIVNIFDVGEEDGDIYYIVMEYVRGMTLKQYIQYYGPLQAEKAVDIMKQVTAAISHAHENGIVHRDIKPQNILIDETGKIKVTDFGIAMALSSTTVTQTNSVLGSVHYLSPEQARGGVATKKSDIYSLGIVFFELLTGRLPFSGDSAVSIALKHLQSDPPSLRRWVSDIPQSVENVVLKATAKNPLHRYESTQQMGKDLESVMLPERENESRFEPPIEEGEETKAIPVITPENYRSRNRKHDDTIVRSPGNDKEKQKKNRRWTPWIVTGVLTLVAAGIIALFLLPRLLMPEEVEIIDVSGLTYEEAYDELRNLKLDVDQEKMNSDEVEEGYVIKTEPKQGSIVKEGSKVTVITSLGKEKREVNDYIGKQFQQIEILLKDELAFKDVIAYEKHSDEPVGSIITQIQPSPGSLVIPEETVFIFEISKGPPKILLEPLAGKIEEEARQYLVGHDLSIHTVREFSNEVPEGHVIEQEPAPYTEVERGDEITVYISDGPEPKPPVTKSVTVSLNYDELKSRFGEQNGNGNGNGNGNKERFYIKIYIEDMNRDLQDVAYEDVIEGDKEYHLDLLIEPDDEAKYKITVNDEYYREETVQYSEG, encoded by the coding sequence ATGTTTAACGGACAGATGCTAAATGACCGCTATAAAATTTTGCAACCAATTGGCGGGGGTGGAATGGCGAATGTATATTTAGCCCGTGACATTATTCTAAATCGGGATGTTGCCATTAAAGTCCTGCGCATGGACTATGCAAATGATGATGAATTTATAGAGCGATTCCGTCGTGAAGCCCAGGCGACAATCAGTCTATCTCACCCAAACATTGTAAACATTTTTGATGTAGGGGAAGAGGACGGAGATATCTATTATATCGTAATGGAATATGTTCGGGGCATGACGCTGAAACAATACATACAGTACTATGGACCGTTACAAGCGGAAAAAGCAGTAGATATTATGAAGCAAGTAACGGCCGCTATTTCCCATGCACATGAAAATGGGATTGTGCACCGTGACATTAAGCCCCAAAATATTTTGATTGATGAAACAGGGAAAATAAAAGTTACAGACTTCGGGATTGCCATGGCGTTAAGTAGCACAACCGTGACCCAAACAAATTCTGTGCTTGGCTCTGTTCATTATTTATCACCTGAACAAGCTCGTGGGGGCGTAGCAACGAAAAAGTCAGATATATATTCTTTAGGTATTGTCTTTTTTGAATTATTAACGGGTCGCCTGCCTTTTTCAGGTGATTCTGCGGTTTCTATTGCGTTAAAACATTTACAAAGTGATCCTCCATCATTAAGAAGATGGGTTAGTGATATACCACAAAGTGTAGAAAATGTAGTTTTGAAAGCAACAGCAAAAAATCCGTTACACCGTTATGAAAGTACGCAACAAATGGGGAAAGATTTAGAATCGGTCATGTTACCAGAGCGTGAAAATGAATCTCGTTTTGAGCCTCCTATTGAAGAAGGGGAAGAAACGAAGGCTATCCCGGTTATTACGCCAGAGAATTATAGAAGTAGGAATCGTAAACATGATGATACAATTGTTCGCTCTCCCGGGAATGATAAAGAGAAACAAAAAAAGAATCGAAGGTGGACACCATGGATTGTTACAGGTGTTTTAACTTTAGTCGCGGCTGGTATTATAGCGTTGTTCCTTCTGCCGAGACTATTAATGCCTGAGGAAGTGGAAATTATTGATGTTTCTGGTTTGACTTATGAGGAAGCGTATGACGAACTACGGAATTTAAAATTAGATGTAGATCAAGAAAAAATGAATTCTGATGAGGTTGAGGAAGGCTATGTCATAAAAACTGAACCTAAACAAGGTTCAATCGTGAAGGAAGGTTCGAAAGTAACAGTTATTACGAGTCTCGGAAAAGAAAAAAGAGAAGTGAATGATTATATTGGAAAGCAATTTCAACAAATCGAAATTTTGTTAAAGGATGAACTGGCATTTAAAGACGTAATCGCTTATGAAAAGCACTCTGACGAACCAGTCGGTTCAATCATTACGCAAATTCAACCTTCACCAGGTTCACTTGTTATACCAGAAGAAACAGTGTTTATTTTTGAGATTAGTAAAGGTCCTCCAAAAATATTGCTGGAGCCACTCGCGGGGAAAATAGAAGAAGAAGCGAGGCAATATTTAGTTGGTCATGACTTGTCAATTCATACAGTTAGGGAATTTTCAAATGAAGTTCCAGAGGGTCATGTGATTGAACAGGAACCTGCACCATATACAGAAGTAGAACGTGGAGATGAAATTACGGTATATATATCGGATGGTCCCGAACCGAAGCCGCCTGTTACGAAATCAGTAACTGTGTCATTGAATTACGACGAGTTAAAGAGTCGATTTGGTGAACAAAATGGAAATGGCAATGGAAACGGAAATGGTAACAAGGAACGTTTTTACATTAAAATTTATATAGAAGATATGAACCGTGATTTACAGGACGTAGCATATGAAGATGTCATCGAGGGTGATAAAGAGTATCATCTTGACTTACTCATTGAACCAGACGATGAAGCAAAGTATAAAATAACAGTAAACGATGAATATTATCGTGAAGAAACAGTTCAATATTCGGAAGGGTGA
- a CDS encoding Stp1/IreP family PP2C-type Ser/Thr phosphatase, with protein sequence MLGYFLTDTGRVRNHNEDAGGIFYNMDRQALAVVADGMGGHRAGDVASFLAASTLHKKWKETKGFDSPEKAELWLNEQIHKVNDVIFEKAIQNEEYQGMGTTVVAAICAEDFVTVGHIGDSRGYVSNSFGFTQITEDHSLVNELIRSGQLTPEDAEHHPRKHVLLKALGTEKNISIDTKTIGWEQDNLLLLCSDGLSNKVSDEELHRYLIEGDSLEHSAHQLVSLANERGGEDNISLAIIHHSSDEGDE encoded by the coding sequence ATGTTAGGGTATTTTCTAACAGATACGGGACGCGTAAGAAACCATAACGAAGATGCAGGTGGCATCTTTTACAATATGGATAGACAAGCGTTAGCTGTTGTAGCAGATGGTATGGGAGGTCACCGTGCGGGAGATGTAGCAAGTTTTCTTGCTGCATCTACATTACATAAAAAATGGAAAGAGACAAAAGGATTTGATTCACCTGAAAAGGCAGAATTGTGGTTGAACGAACAAATTCATAAAGTTAATGATGTAATCTTCGAAAAAGCTATTCAAAATGAAGAGTATCAAGGTATGGGTACAACAGTAGTAGCTGCGATTTGTGCTGAAGACTTTGTGACAGTAGGTCACATTGGAGATAGTAGAGGATACGTCTCTAATAGTTTTGGGTTTACGCAAATTACTGAAGATCATTCCCTCGTGAACGAGTTAATTCGTTCAGGGCAGCTAACACCTGAGGACGCAGAGCACCATCCACGTAAACATGTGTTATTAAAAGCATTAGGTACCGAAAAAAACATTTCAATTGACACGAAAACGATTGGTTGGGAACAAGATAATCTGTTATTGTTATGCTCTGATGGATTGTCAAATAAAGTAAGTGATGAGGAGCTACATCGCTACTTAATTGAAGGTGATTCATTAGAACATTCTGCTCATCAACTTGTATCCCTTGCCAATGAACGTGGTGGGGAAGACAACATCTCCCTTGCGATCATCCATCATTCTAGTGATGAGGGGGATGAATAA
- the rsmB gene encoding 16S rRNA (cytosine(967)-C(5))-methyltransferase RsmB, protein MHNVSNLSVREAALNIVVRVGEGGGYSNLLLNQTLKKERFKANDSALLTELVYGTLQRRDTLAYFLAPFVKKKVKPWVKWLLYLSVYQMVYLKKVPDHAVIFESVELGKKKGHKGISSLINGVLRNVQRNGVPSLDQIEDPVERLATETSHPVWLVKRMVNWYGLETTKAMCLRNLERKNVTVRVQALKTSREEVIETLINDGFDVAPSPLSPQGIIMEQGNILQHSLFQNHLTVQDESSMLVGEMMGLAPGMEVLDACSAPGGKTTHMAEIMENEGTIYAYDLHAKKAKLVEQKAKALGLTIVEAKQGDSRNLRQFHENKTFDRILLDAPCSGLGVLSGKPEIKYEKSEADIINLARIQYELLEAVAPLLKDDGKLVYSTCTVDKEENEYNVKRFLEQHEQFEVDPDFHQELPEICRNLPGLSEWGLQLFPQDLNTDGFFLTRLRKKE, encoded by the coding sequence ATGCATAACGTGAGTAACCTATCAGTACGGGAAGCTGCATTAAATATCGTAGTACGTGTTGGTGAAGGGGGCGGTTACAGCAATTTATTGCTTAACCAAACCTTGAAAAAGGAGCGATTCAAAGCCAACGATTCAGCATTGTTGACGGAATTAGTATATGGAACATTGCAACGTCGAGATACGTTAGCATATTTCCTCGCCCCTTTTGTAAAAAAAAAGGTGAAACCATGGGTGAAATGGCTTTTATATTTGTCCGTTTATCAAATGGTATACTTGAAAAAGGTTCCGGATCATGCAGTTATATTTGAGTCCGTTGAACTCGGAAAGAAGAAAGGGCATAAAGGAATCAGTTCTTTAATTAATGGCGTGTTACGAAATGTTCAACGAAATGGTGTTCCTTCCTTGGATCAAATTGAGGATCCGGTGGAACGTCTAGCTACGGAAACGAGTCATCCTGTATGGCTTGTAAAACGAATGGTCAACTGGTATGGCCTGGAGACGACAAAAGCGATGTGCCTACGAAACCTTGAAAGGAAAAATGTAACGGTCCGGGTACAGGCATTAAAAACGTCAAGGGAAGAGGTTATCGAAACCCTCATAAATGACGGTTTTGATGTCGCTCCGTCACCATTATCACCTCAAGGAATCATTATGGAGCAAGGGAATATTCTTCAACATTCACTGTTCCAAAATCATTTAACAGTTCAAGACGAAAGCTCTATGTTAGTGGGTGAGATGATGGGCTTGGCACCAGGAATGGAAGTGCTTGATGCTTGTAGTGCACCAGGTGGAAAAACGACCCACATGGCTGAAATAATGGAAAATGAAGGCACTATATATGCTTATGATTTACATGCCAAAAAAGCTAAGCTCGTCGAACAGAAGGCTAAAGCACTTGGACTTACAATTGTTGAAGCTAAACAGGGAGATAGTCGAAACTTACGTCAGTTTCACGAAAATAAGACGTTTGATCGTATATTACTTGATGCACCCTGCTCTGGTTTAGGTGTATTATCAGGAAAGCCTGAGATTAAATATGAAAAATCAGAGGCAGATATTATAAATTTAGCTCGTATTCAATATGAGTTGCTAGAAGCGGTAGCACCGCTGTTAAAAGATGATGGAAAGCTTGTTTATAGCACATGTACTGTAGATAAGGAAGAAAACGAATACAACGTGAAACGATTCCTAGAACAACATGAGCAATTTGAAGTGGACCCTGATTTCCATCAGGAGTTACCGGAAATTTGCCGGAACTTACCTGGTTTAAGTGAATGGGGCTTACAACTATTCCCGCAAGACTTAAATACAGATGGCTTCTTTTTAACTAGATTAAGAAAGAAAGAGTAG
- the fmt gene encoding methionyl-tRNA formyltransferase, whose product MSKRIVFMGTPDFAVPVLNTMIVDGYNVVAVVTQPDRPKGRKRTLTPPPVKVEAEKHQIPVLQPEKIRNEYEEVLQYEPDLIVTAAFGQILPNELLEAPPFGCINVHASLLPELRGGAPIHYAIMQGKKETGITIMYMVQALDAGDILTQVKVPIEENDHVGTLHDKLSVAGAKLLSETLPSLFSKQLEPIPQDNDQATYARNIKREQERIDWNERAEVVYNHIRGLCPWPVASTTWEGKNVKIWWGEKVEQTYEAQPGQISAITDDGFIVTCGDKKGIKIVELQPAGKKKMTGEAFIRGAGNRLNVGDMLGDA is encoded by the coding sequence ATGTCAAAACGCATTGTTTTTATGGGGACACCGGATTTTGCCGTTCCAGTTTTAAATACAATGATAGTAGATGGTTATAATGTTGTTGCTGTAGTGACACAACCAGATCGGCCAAAGGGAAGGAAACGGACGTTAACTCCACCACCTGTTAAGGTGGAGGCAGAAAAACACCAAATACCTGTCCTTCAACCAGAAAAAATTCGCAACGAATATGAGGAAGTTTTGCAATATGAACCTGACCTTATCGTTACGGCTGCGTTTGGGCAGATTTTGCCGAATGAATTGTTAGAGGCTCCTCCTTTTGGGTGCATTAACGTCCATGCGTCTCTCTTGCCCGAACTACGGGGTGGGGCACCAATTCATTACGCAATCATGCAAGGCAAAAAGGAAACAGGTATTACCATTATGTATATGGTTCAAGCACTTGATGCAGGTGACATATTAACACAAGTGAAGGTACCGATTGAGGAAAACGATCATGTCGGAACATTGCATGATAAGCTTTCTGTTGCAGGCGCTAAACTGCTAAGCGAAACATTACCTTCTTTGTTCTCAAAACAATTAGAACCCATTCCCCAGGATAATGATCAAGCAACATATGCAAGGAATATTAAGCGGGAACAGGAACGTATTGATTGGAATGAACGGGCGGAAGTCGTCTATAACCATATTCGTGGACTATGTCCATGGCCGGTTGCTTCAACAACGTGGGAAGGTAAAAATGTGAAAATTTGGTGGGGAGAAAAGGTAGAGCAGACTTATGAAGCACAACCTGGGCAGATTAGCGCAATTACCGATGATGGTTTCATCGTCACATGTGGTGATAAGAAGGGAATTAAGATTGTAGAATTACAACCTGCTGGAAAGAAAAAAATGACAGGTGAAGCATTTATTCGTGGCGCCGGTAACCGTCTAAACGTCGGGGATATGTTAGGAGATGCATAA
- the priA gene encoding primosomal protein N', whose protein sequence is MNIARVVVDVPSMSTDQVFDYRIPDSYLSVVEKGMRVIVPFGPRKVMGFVVDITAESSFHRLREIEDVMDFTPILTEELLSLGKWLADTTLSFYLSALQVMLPQVLKAKYKKEIWKLTEDHHLSETIQTLFAGRDVINFQEVEDRNIPYTQIQKEVKKGLIEVRYAVKSKETKKKVLWVKPMKDPHLLQEYADELSKNAAKQKQIIEYFLENNSPIPLTQLRNKLGITRSPIDTLQKKQLVSVFEQEMYRDPYEHRAFKQSYPLPLTEQQRQAMEPIEKALISEQHDVFLLHGVTGSGKTEVYLQSIQKVLAKGQEAIVLVPEIALTPQMVERFKSRFGSKVAVLHSALSAGEKYDEWRKIQRNEVSVVVGARSAIFAPFKNLGIIIIDEEHETSYKQEDHPRYHARDVAIFRGEKHRCPVVLGSATPTLETFARARKGVYQLLTLSKRMNDQSMPAVEIIDMREELHNGNRSMFSQALQQKIVERMNRNEQMVLFLNRRGYSTFVICRDCGETIQCPHCDISLTYHKRQNRLKCHYCAYEQPMPNACPKCESPSIRYFGTGTQKVEEELNKTFPEAKVIRMDVDTTSRKGSHERLLKKFGQGEADILLGTQMIAKGLDFENVTLVGVLAADSMLHLPDFRASEKTFQLLTQVSGRAGRHHLPGEVMVQTYTPEHYSVILASQYDFEGFYQKEMHIRKTFQYPPYYFLTLVHVSHENHVFVVDVIQRITKVLSTELQRETKILGPTPSPLSRIKNRYRYQCMVKYRNEPNIHVIMKKILQMYEEDIQKNELQITIDFQPYQMM, encoded by the coding sequence GTGAACATTGCACGAGTTGTAGTGGATGTTCCTTCAATGTCTACGGACCAAGTTTTTGACTATCGTATACCAGATTCGTATTTATCGGTAGTCGAAAAAGGGATGCGTGTTATTGTTCCTTTCGGTCCTAGGAAGGTGATGGGATTTGTTGTCGACATTACCGCAGAATCTTCATTTCATAGGTTAAGAGAAATAGAAGATGTAATGGACTTTACGCCTATTTTAACAGAGGAACTTTTATCTTTAGGAAAATGGCTGGCTGATACGACGTTAAGTTTTTACTTGTCTGCTTTACAAGTCATGCTTCCTCAAGTATTGAAAGCGAAATACAAAAAGGAAATATGGAAATTAACAGAAGATCATCATTTATCGGAAACGATTCAAACTTTATTTGCCGGTCGGGATGTAATCAACTTTCAAGAAGTGGAAGATAGAAATATTCCGTATACCCAAATCCAAAAGGAAGTAAAAAAAGGTTTGATTGAGGTACGCTATGCTGTAAAAAGTAAAGAAACGAAAAAAAAGGTTTTATGGGTAAAGCCTATGAAAGACCCCCATTTATTACAAGAATATGCTGACGAGCTTTCAAAAAATGCAGCAAAACAAAAACAAATTATTGAATATTTCCTTGAAAATAATTCGCCTATACCACTAACACAGTTACGTAATAAACTCGGTATAACACGGTCCCCGATTGATACACTTCAAAAAAAACAGCTCGTATCCGTTTTTGAACAAGAGATGTATCGGGATCCTTACGAACACCGTGCCTTTAAACAGTCCTATCCGTTACCGTTAACGGAACAACAACGCCAAGCGATGGAACCGATTGAAAAGGCACTTATAAGTGAACAGCATGATGTGTTTTTATTACATGGCGTAACTGGAAGTGGTAAGACTGAAGTGTATTTACAATCGATACAAAAGGTATTGGCAAAGGGACAAGAGGCGATTGTGTTAGTGCCGGAAATTGCTCTTACACCACAAATGGTGGAACGGTTTAAAAGTCGTTTCGGTTCAAAAGTAGCAGTACTGCACAGTGCCTTGTCAGCCGGGGAGAAATATGATGAATGGCGTAAAATACAAAGGAATGAAGTGAGCGTTGTTGTGGGAGCTAGATCAGCTATCTTTGCTCCTTTCAAAAACCTGGGGATTATTATTATCGATGAAGAACATGAAACTAGCTATAAACAAGAAGATCATCCCCGCTATCATGCACGAGATGTCGCCATTTTTCGGGGAGAAAAACATCGTTGTCCGGTCGTATTAGGGAGTGCAACACCTACTCTCGAAACATTTGCTCGGGCAAGAAAAGGTGTTTATCAATTATTAACGTTATCAAAGCGAATGAACGATCAGTCGATGCCCGCTGTAGAAATTATTGATATGCGGGAGGAGTTGCATAACGGGAATCGTTCCATGTTCTCACAGGCCCTACAGCAAAAAATAGTGGAGCGGATGAATCGAAATGAGCAAATGGTGCTGTTTCTAAATAGGAGAGGGTATTCTACATTTGTCATATGTCGTGATTGTGGTGAAACGATTCAATGTCCACACTGTGATATTTCCTTAACGTATCACAAGCGCCAAAACAGGTTGAAATGTCATTATTGTGCTTACGAACAGCCGATGCCGAATGCATGTCCAAAATGTGAAAGTCCTTCCATACGATATTTTGGTACTGGTACACAAAAAGTGGAGGAAGAACTAAACAAAACGTTTCCTGAGGCAAAAGTCATTCGCATGGATGTTGACACTACCAGTCGTAAAGGCTCTCATGAACGGTTGTTGAAGAAATTCGGACAAGGAGAAGCCGACATTTTGCTTGGGACACAAATGATTGCAAAGGGCTTAGATTTCGAAAATGTTACATTGGTTGGCGTATTAGCGGCTGATTCTATGTTACACTTACCTGATTTCCGAGCATCGGAAAAGACCTTTCAACTGCTTACGCAAGTAAGTGGACGAGCAGGCCGACACCATTTACCAGGTGAAGTGATGGTTCAAACATATACGCCTGAGCATTATAGTGTCATTCTGGCGAGTCAATATGATTTTGAAGGGTTTTATCAAAAAGAGATGCATATTCGGAAAACATTCCAATATCCACCTTACTATTTCTTAACACTTGTTCATGTATCACATGAAAACCACGTTTTTGTTGTAGATGTTATTCAGCGCATAACGAAAGTATTATCGACGGAGTTGCAACGGGAAACGAAAATACTAGGTCCAACCCCGTCGCCGTTAAGCCGGATCAAAAATAGATATCGCTATCAATGCATGGTAAAATACAGAAATGAACCAAACATACATGTGATAATGAAAAAAATCCTTCAAATGTACGAAGAAGATATTCAGAAAAACGAATTGCAAATTACAATAGATTTTCAGCCATACCAGATGATGTAA